A stretch of the Photobacterium toruni genome encodes the following:
- the ftsE gene encoding cell division ATP-binding protein FtsE, translating to MIRFQQVSKAYRGGRQALQKVDFHLKPADMAFLTGHSGAGKSTLLKLICALERPSDGKIWFNGHDITRLPNKQIPFLRRNIGIIFQDHKLLMDRSVFDNIALPLRVEQMNEHDIKRRVSASLDKVGLLDKAKCLPIQLSGGEQQRVGIARAIVNKPMLLLADEPTGNLDAELSQQVLRLFEEFNRVGVAVLMATHDTSLLASRDYRRLDLHKGNLRELVHGA from the coding sequence GTGATTCGATTTCAGCAGGTAAGTAAAGCTTATCGTGGTGGTAGGCAAGCCCTACAAAAAGTAGATTTTCATCTCAAACCAGCAGATATGGCTTTTTTAACCGGTCACTCTGGAGCCGGTAAAAGTACGCTGCTGAAATTAATTTGTGCCCTTGAACGTCCAAGTGACGGCAAGATTTGGTTCAATGGTCACGATATTACTCGATTACCAAATAAGCAAATTCCATTTTTACGCCGCAATATTGGTATTATTTTTCAAGATCATAAGCTGTTAATGGATCGCAGTGTTTTTGATAACATTGCATTGCCATTACGGGTTGAGCAAATGAATGAACATGATATCAAACGCCGTGTGAGTGCATCTTTGGATAAAGTCGGATTATTGGATAAAGCAAAATGTTTGCCTATCCAATTATCTGGCGGTGAACAACAGCGCGTTGGCATTGCCCGCGCTATTGTTAATAAACCAATGTTACTGCTGGCTGATGAGCCAACAGGTAATCTTGATGCTGAATTATCACAACAAGTGTTGCGATTATTTGAAGAGTTTAATCGGGTTGGTGTTGCAGTATTGATGGCAACCCATGATACATCATTGCTGGCTAGCCGTGATTATCGTCGTTTAGATCTACATAAAGGCAATTTAAGGGAGCTGGTACATGGCGCGTAA
- the glpG gene encoding rhomboid family intramembrane serine protease GlpG, protein MHRLAEFYNPRHAQAFIDYMASRGIELTLAPEPEGKFALWLQDSQYLIEAEAELNAFIANPNGRKYQEASWQVAESRTAKFDYSSPSLVSMVKAQAGPFTLTVMVVSLVIYGLWLLGFESLLFDWFHFPFMNGDQWQLWRYFSHALLHFSALHVIFNCLWWWLLGGQIERHSGSAKLVQLFLISSLISGFGQFWLDGPNFGGLSGVVYALLGYIWWMGWLAPQRGLVIARSYVVFMLVWLVIGFAEPAGIAIANMAHLMGLLTGCAIAFVDAKLLRSKH, encoded by the coding sequence ATGCATCGCTTAGCTGAATTTTATAACCCACGTCATGCGCAAGCATTTATTGATTATATGGCTTCTCGGGGTATTGAACTGACTTTAGCACCTGAGCCTGAAGGGAAGTTTGCATTGTGGCTACAAGATAGCCAATATCTTATTGAAGCCGAAGCTGAATTGAATGCATTTATTGCCAACCCTAATGGTCGTAAATATCAAGAAGCATCATGGCAAGTGGCGGAGAGCCGTACGGCAAAATTTGATTACTCCAGTCCCAGTTTAGTATCAATGGTGAAAGCGCAAGCCGGGCCATTTACATTGACGGTGATGGTCGTATCACTCGTGATTTATGGATTATGGTTATTAGGCTTTGAATCCCTGTTATTTGATTGGTTTCATTTTCCATTTATGAATGGTGATCAATGGCAACTGTGGCGTTATTTTAGTCATGCGTTACTTCATTTCTCAGCGTTGCATGTGATTTTTAACTGTTTATGGTGGTGGCTATTAGGCGGACAGATTGAACGTCATAGTGGTTCAGCAAAACTCGTACAGCTATTTTTGATCTCGTCATTGATTTCAGGTTTTGGTCAATTCTGGCTGGATGGACCTAATTTTGGTGGTCTATCAGGGGTTGTTTATGCCTTACTCGGTTATATCTGGTGGATGGGATGGTTGGCACCACAGCGAGGGTTAGTGATCGCTCGCTCTTACGTGGTATTTATGTTGGTGTGGCTGGTGATTGGTTTTGCTGAGCCTGCGGGCATTGCTATTGCCAATATGGCTCATCTAATGGGGCTGTTAACTGGTTGTGCGATTGCATTCGTGGATGCCAAATTACTACGGTCTAAACACTAG
- the ftsX gene encoding permease-like cell division protein FtsX, with protein sequence MARKSIGFFAIHRQQAGSALKDMFRRPLGNFLTLAVLAVALTLPCTFYLMAKNITVVADAWQNPSQITLYLKHNTSNDDGQALADEIKNWSQVNSVKFITADQGLEQFRQNSGFDKALNLFDEQNNPLPAVVIVEPKSGWQTTAKANQLAQKLGQQNHVAEVRLDRDWLQRLAAIQQLAIALALLMSGLMLFAVFLIVGNTLRLQVLSHKDEIQVMKMVGATNSYILRPYLYVGVWYGLIAALIAWGLTQGVTLLLGDAVAQLANLYGSHFRMLGLNWDEGLIMIMVATFLGLMAARLAAGRHLREINPV encoded by the coding sequence ATGGCGCGTAAATCTATTGGTTTTTTTGCAATTCATCGCCAACAAGCAGGCTCAGCATTAAAAGACATGTTTCGTCGGCCACTGGGTAATTTTTTAACCCTTGCAGTATTAGCCGTTGCTTTAACTTTGCCATGTACTTTTTATTTAATGGCGAAAAACATTACCGTGGTTGCTGATGCATGGCAAAATCCAAGTCAAATTACACTGTATTTAAAGCACAATACCAGTAATGACGATGGACAAGCTTTAGCGGATGAAATTAAAAACTGGTCACAAGTTAACAGCGTGAAATTTATTACAGCTGATCAAGGTTTAGAACAATTTCGTCAAAATAGTGGTTTTGACAAAGCGCTTAATTTATTTGATGAGCAGAATAACCCCTTACCAGCGGTAGTGATTGTTGAGCCAAAGAGTGGTTGGCAAACGACAGCTAAAGCCAATCAATTAGCGCAAAAGTTGGGTCAGCAGAATCATGTAGCAGAAGTTCGTTTAGATCGAGATTGGCTACAGCGTTTAGCGGCTATTCAGCAGTTAGCAATTGCGTTAGCACTATTAATGTCGGGCTTAATGCTGTTTGCTGTATTTTTAATTGTTGGTAATACCTTACGTTTACAAGTGCTAAGTCATAAAGATGAAATTCAAGTTATGAAAATGGTCGGTGCGACCAATAGCTACATTTTACGTCCTTATTTGTATGTAGGGGTGTGGTATGGCTTGATTGCTGCATTGATTGCATGGGGGCTAACTCAAGGGGTAACTTTACTATTGGGTGATGCTGTTGCGCAGTTAGCGAATTTGTATGGCAGTCATTTTAGAATGTTGGGCTTAAATTGGGATGAGGGCTTGATCATGATAATGGTCGCTACTTTCTTGGGCCTAATGGCAGCACGTCTTGCTGCTGGACGTCATTTGCGTGAAATTAACCCTGTATAA
- the glpT gene encoding glycerol-3-phosphate transporter, whose product MFGLFTPVAHKQRLPDGSIDPVYKRLRWQLFVGIFFGYAGYYLVRKNFSLAMPYLIEEYGYSRGELGVALAAVSIAYGLSKFLMGNVSDRSNPRFFLASGLILSSIVMLCFGFMPWATGSITAMFVLLFLNGWFQGMGWPACGRTMVHWWSHKERGGLVSVWNVAHNVGGGLIGPLFIFGLWAFNDDWRSAFYVPAFFALLVAGFTILVMRDTPQSCGLPPIEEYKDDYPESYDKSFEKEMTAKEIFFKYIFNNKLLWFIAIANAFVYLIRYGVLDWAPVYLGEAKGFTVDKSSWAYFLYEWAGIPGTLLCGWISDKLFKGRRAPAGILFMALVTVAVLVYWLNPPGNPSIDMMALVAIGFLIYGPVMLIGLYALELAPKKAAGTAAGLTGLFGYLGGAVAANALLGYTVDHFGWDGGFIVLTASCVLAIFFFIITMIGEKKVYQQQQLELQQQNG is encoded by the coding sequence ATGTTTGGTTTATTTACCCCCGTAGCGCATAAACAGCGCTTACCTGATGGAAGTATTGATCCGGTCTATAAACGGTTACGGTGGCAATTATTTGTTGGTATTTTTTTTGGTTATGCTGGTTACTATTTAGTGCGTAAAAACTTTTCGCTAGCGATGCCATATTTGATTGAAGAATATGGCTATAGCCGTGGTGAATTAGGGGTTGCACTAGCGGCAGTATCAATTGCTTATGGCTTATCTAAATTTTTAATGGGGAATGTATCTGATCGATCTAATCCTCGCTTCTTTTTAGCCTCAGGATTGATATTGTCATCAATAGTGATGTTGTGCTTTGGCTTTATGCCTTGGGCAACTGGCAGTATTACCGCGATGTTTGTGCTGTTATTTTTAAATGGTTGGTTTCAAGGGATGGGATGGCCTGCTTGTGGGCGAACCATGGTGCATTGGTGGTCACATAAAGAAAGAGGGGGATTAGTTTCTGTGTGGAATGTCGCCCATAACGTTGGTGGCGGTTTAATTGGTCCATTATTTATATTTGGCCTGTGGGCATTTAATGATGATTGGCGTTCTGCTTTCTATGTTCCAGCTTTCTTTGCGCTCTTGGTTGCGGGTTTTACCATTTTGGTAATGCGCGATACACCGCAATCTTGTGGCTTACCACCAATAGAAGAATACAAAGACGATTATCCAGAAAGTTATGATAAGTCGTTTGAAAAAGAGATGACTGCAAAAGAGATTTTCTTTAAATATATATTTAATAATAAATTATTGTGGTTTATCGCGATTGCGAATGCGTTTGTTTATCTGATTCGTTATGGCGTATTAGATTGGGCGCCAGTGTATTTGGGTGAAGCGAAAGGCTTTACCGTGGATAAGTCATCATGGGCATATTTCCTTTATGAGTGGGCAGGTATTCCCGGAACGTTATTGTGTGGTTGGATATCCGATAAGCTGTTTAAAGGTCGCCGTGCACCTGCAGGGATTTTATTTATGGCACTAGTGACTGTTGCGGTATTGGTCTACTGGTTGAATCCTCCAGGTAATCCAAGTATCGATATGATGGCATTGGTTGCGATTGGTTTCCTAATTTATGGGCCAGTAATGTTAATTGGCTTATATGCATTAGAGCTTGCACCTAAAAAAGCCGCTGGTACAGCTGCTGGGTTAACGGGTCTATTTGGTTACTTAGGTGGTGCGGTTGCTGCGAATGCCTTGTTAGGGTATACGGTGGATCATTTTGGTTGGGATGGTGGCTTTATTGTTCTAACAGCTTCGTGTGTGCTGGCCATTTTCTTCTTTATTATCACTATGATTGGTGAAAAGAAGGTCTATCAACAGCAACAACTTGAGTTACAACAGCAAAATGGATGA
- the rpoH gene encoding RNA polymerase sigma factor RpoH has product MSNEMSKLVLVSADSLESYIQTVNRYPMLTPEREKELAEALHYDGDINAAKALVMSHLRFVVHIARGYSGYGLPIADLIQEGNIGLMKAVKRFNPEVGVRLVSFAVHWIKAEIHEYVLRNWRIVKVATTKAQRKLFFNLRKSKKRLGWFNNDEVNMVAEQLGVEPAEVREMESRLAAQDPTFEMQNDDDERDSAPMAPAYFLEDKGSDVALSYEESNWESHANNRLSQALASLDERSQHIVRSRWLDDQKSTLQDLADNYGVSAERIRQLEKNAMKKLKDAVGDFY; this is encoded by the coding sequence ATGTCAAATGAGATGTCGAAATTAGTTCTAGTTTCGGCGGATAGTCTTGAAAGTTATATTCAGACTGTAAACCGTTATCCAATGCTAACGCCTGAGCGTGAAAAAGAGCTTGCTGAAGCTCTACACTATGACGGTGATATTAATGCTGCGAAAGCGTTAGTGATGTCCCATTTGCGGTTTGTCGTACATATTGCTCGTGGATATTCAGGCTATGGTTTGCCGATTGCTGATTTAATTCAAGAAGGTAATATCGGTTTGATGAAGGCGGTTAAGCGCTTTAATCCCGAAGTCGGCGTGCGATTAGTGTCGTTTGCGGTGCATTGGATCAAAGCTGAGATCCATGAATATGTATTACGTAATTGGCGGATAGTTAAAGTAGCAACCACCAAAGCGCAGCGAAAATTATTTTTTAATTTACGTAAATCAAAGAAGCGTTTAGGTTGGTTTAATAACGATGAAGTGAACATGGTCGCTGAGCAGTTAGGCGTAGAGCCTGCTGAAGTTCGCGAGATGGAATCACGTTTAGCTGCGCAAGATCCTACCTTTGAAATGCAAAATGATGATGATGAACGCGATTCAGCACCGATGGCTCCCGCTTATTTCCTTGAAGATAAAGGCTCGGATGTTGCCTTGAGTTATGAAGAAAGTAATTGGGAAAGTCATGCTAATAATCGCTTATCACAAGCATTAGCCAGTCTTGATGAACGTAGCCAACATATTGTTCGTTCACGGTGGTTAGATGATCAAAAATCAACCTTGCAAGATTTAGCCGATAATTATGGTGTATCAGCCGAGCGAATTCGTCAGCTAGAAAAGAATGCCATGAAAAAGCTCAAAGATGCCGTGGGTGATTTTTACTGA
- the glpE gene encoding thiosulfate sulfurtransferase GlpE: MEQFQPLSVQDAYQLLQQPNAVLVDIRDPQSYAQAHVQAAFHLTNDTMVTLMDEVDFEQPLLVMCYHGVSSQGAAQYLVNQGYEHVYSIDGGFEAWRRAGLPVVQA, encoded by the coding sequence ATGGAACAGTTTCAACCTCTTTCAGTCCAAGATGCCTACCAATTATTACAGCAACCAAATGCGGTTTTAGTTGATATTCGTGATCCTCAATCTTATGCGCAGGCTCATGTTCAAGCCGCTTTTCACCTTACTAACGATACGATGGTAACATTAATGGATGAGGTCGATTTTGAGCAACCTTTATTAGTGATGTGTTATCACGGTGTCAGTAGCCAAGGTGCCGCACAATATTTAGTAAATCAAGGTTATGAGCACGTGTATAGCATTGATGGTGGTTTTGAAGCTTGGCGTCGTGCTGGCTTACCTGTGGTACAAGCTTAG
- the ftsY gene encoding signal recognition particle-docking protein FtsY produces the protein MAEKKKRGLFSWLGFSSEDNDASKEQATDQSVVDGSVDSPKSTHSSDDEGLKASHNNDLEQEAPIDPELIAETNDRQLAATLQENDHQKDTIVTDSIINDETVTVDENQQPLLDKTVDESELLLTSKAESAIDEKTNEVIADDDTQNDVVIAAAVEQEKPKSEGFFSRLMRGLKRTKTNFGAGFFGLFRGKKIDDELFEELEEQLLIADVGMDTTLKIINNLTDKASRSDLHDGEALYGLLKDELGEMLAKVEQPLVVDMTKKPYVILMVGVNGVGKTTTIGKLAKQFQAEGKSVMLAAGDTFRAAAVEQLQVWGERNNVPVIAQHTGADSASVIFDAIESAKAKNVDVVIADTAGRLQNKGHLMEELRKIVRVMQKVDTEAPHEIMLTVDAGTGQNAISQAKLFSEVAPVSGITITKLDGTAKGGVIFAIADQFNIPIRYIGIGEGIDDLRPFAADEFIEALFSNEE, from the coding sequence ATGGCAGAAAAAAAGAAACGCGGATTATTTTCGTGGCTAGGATTTAGCTCTGAAGATAACGACGCATCAAAGGAACAAGCTACTGATCAATCAGTAGTTGATGGCTCGGTTGATAGCCCAAAATCAACACATTCCTCTGACGATGAGGGGCTGAAAGCCAGTCATAATAATGACCTTGAGCAAGAAGCACCCATTGATCCAGAATTAATAGCTGAAACTAATGATCGCCAATTGGCTGCAACGTTGCAAGAAAATGATCATCAAAAAGACACTATTGTTACTGATAGTATCATTAATGATGAGACTGTAACCGTTGATGAAAACCAACAGCCGTTATTAGATAAAACTGTTGATGAAAGTGAGTTATTACTAACGTCAAAAGCGGAATCTGCTATTGATGAGAAAACCAATGAAGTCATTGCTGACGATGACACTCAAAATGACGTTGTAATAGCGGCGGCTGTTGAGCAAGAAAAACCAAAATCAGAAGGCTTTTTTAGTCGTTTAATGCGAGGCTTAAAGCGTACTAAAACCAATTTTGGTGCTGGTTTCTTTGGCTTGTTCCGCGGTAAGAAAATTGATGATGAGCTCTTTGAAGAGTTAGAAGAACAACTATTGATTGCTGATGTGGGAATGGATACCACATTAAAAATCATTAATAACCTGACAGATAAAGCATCACGCAGTGATTTACATGATGGCGAAGCTCTTTATGGTCTATTAAAAGATGAATTGGGTGAAATGTTGGCTAAAGTTGAACAACCATTAGTGGTTGATATGACTAAAAAGCCTTACGTTATTTTAATGGTTGGCGTTAATGGCGTCGGTAAAACGACGACTATTGGTAAATTAGCTAAGCAATTCCAAGCTGAAGGCAAATCAGTAATGCTAGCTGCGGGTGATACCTTCCGTGCTGCGGCTGTGGAGCAATTACAGGTTTGGGGTGAGCGTAACAATGTTCCCGTGATCGCTCAGCATACTGGTGCTGATAGTGCATCAGTGATTTTTGATGCGATTGAATCAGCGAAAGCTAAAAATGTTGATGTTGTTATTGCCGACACCGCAGGGCGTTTGCAAAACAAAGGTCATCTGATGGAAGAGTTACGTAAAATTGTGCGAGTGATGCAGAAAGTTGATACTGAAGCACCGCATGAAATTATGTTAACAGTGGATGCTGGTACGGGTCAAAATGCCATTAGTCAGGCAAAACTATTTAGTGAAGTGGCTCCGGTATCGGGGATCACCATTACTAAATTAGATGGTACCGCTAAAGGTGGTGTTATTTTTGCAATTGCTGATCAATTTAATATTCCGATTCGTTATATTGGTATTGGTGAAGGCATTGATGATTTACGACCATTTGCGGCCGATGAGTTTATAGAAGCGTTATTTAGCAACGAGGAATAG